In a genomic window of Thiosocius teredinicola:
- the mreD gene encoding rod shape-determining protein MreD — MSSVAQGRVVIVVTICIAMLLTILPMPEWSRAFRPQWVTLVMIYWAIALPHRVGVGSGFIVGVVLDVLTATLLGQHALGLSIVLFIAIQLHQRIRVFPFWQQSLGVMLLLVIDHLLSLWVIGATRETTPGLEYWVVPLIGALLWPWVFVTLRKVRRHFKVI, encoded by the coding sequence GTGAGCAGTGTCGCCCAGGGTCGCGTGGTGATCGTCGTCACCATCTGTATCGCCATGTTGCTGACGATACTGCCGATGCCCGAGTGGTCGAGGGCGTTTCGGCCACAATGGGTCACGCTGGTGATGATCTACTGGGCGATCGCCCTACCGCACCGCGTGGGCGTCGGTAGCGGCTTCATCGTCGGCGTGGTGCTCGACGTACTGACGGCGACCCTGCTCGGGCAACATGCACTCGGCCTGTCGATCGTGCTCTTCATCGCCATACAATTGCATCAACGCATCCGCGTGTTCCCGTTCTGGCAGCAATCGCTGGGCGTCATGCTGTTGCTGGTCATCGATCACCTGCTGTCGCTGTGGGTGATCGGCGCCACCCGTGAGACCACGCCTGGCCTGGAATACTGGGTGGTGCCGTTGATCGGCGCGCTGCTGTGGCCCTGGGTGTTCGTCACGCTGCGCAAGGTGCGGCGTCACTTCAAAGTCATCTGA
- the mrdA gene encoding penicillin-binding protein 2: MQLKDTIRESQAFLNRAIIGGLLVLLAVGALVWRMVQLQVVSHEHFTTLSRENRVKVVPLPPTRGLIYDRKGVLLAQNRPAYSLEITPEQAGNLNDTLAGLGQIIEISEEDLERFWKLRKRKRRFDSVPIRVNLTQEETAQFAVHRHRFPGVDIKTQLLRHYPHDLKTTHVLGYVGRVSQRDLEQIDVSNYAGTSHIGKNGVEKSYESALHGSVGFEQVEVNAAGRKVRTLEQTPPAPGVDIHLHLDIELQQVAMDAFGDNNGAAVAINPKNGGVLAFVSQPGYDPNLFVEGISTKNYQALQQDDARPLYNRALRGQYPPGSTVKPFMGLAGLETGVIQYDSSVYCPGFFRLPGNAHRYRDWKKTGHGSMDVENAIVQSCDVFFYKLAYDVGVDRLHTFLSQFGFGGQTGIDLVGESTGLLPSREWKRRARNQPWYPGETLIMGIGQGYFLTTPLQLAAATAAIANNGTFYTPHVVDHLRSRDTGEIAPIPPSAHQIPIKQLQNWIDVHTGMANVVEGRRGTAKRIRNEKYRIAGKTGTAQVFTVAQDEEYDEEELEKKLRDHALFIAYAPIDDPQIAVAVVVENGGHGGSVAAPIARAIMDAYLLPPEERAPLPQPEEGT, encoded by the coding sequence ATGCAGCTCAAAGACACCATCCGCGAAAGCCAGGCGTTTCTGAACCGCGCGATCATCGGCGGCCTGCTGGTGCTGCTCGCGGTCGGTGCGCTGGTCTGGCGCATGGTGCAATTGCAGGTCGTCAGCCACGAACACTTCACCACCTTGTCGCGCGAGAACCGCGTCAAGGTTGTGCCGCTGCCGCCGACGCGCGGCCTGATCTACGACCGCAAAGGCGTGCTGCTGGCACAGAACCGGCCCGCCTACAGCCTGGAGATCACCCCCGAACAGGCCGGCAACCTCAACGATACCCTGGCCGGTCTCGGCCAGATCATCGAGATCAGCGAAGAAGACCTCGAACGCTTCTGGAAGCTGCGCAAGCGCAAGCGGCGTTTCGACAGCGTACCGATCCGGGTGAACCTCACCCAGGAAGAGACGGCGCAGTTCGCCGTGCACCGCCACCGTTTTCCCGGGGTCGATATCAAGACGCAGTTGCTGCGGCACTACCCGCACGACCTGAAAACCACACATGTGCTCGGCTATGTCGGACGCGTCAGCCAACGCGACCTCGAACAGATCGATGTGTCGAACTACGCCGGCACCAGCCACATCGGCAAGAACGGCGTCGAGAAGTCGTACGAATCGGCGCTGCACGGCTCGGTGGGCTTCGAACAGGTCGAGGTCAATGCCGCCGGACGTAAGGTGCGCACCCTCGAGCAGACACCGCCGGCGCCCGGTGTCGATATCCACCTGCATCTGGATATCGAGCTGCAACAGGTGGCGATGGATGCGTTCGGCGACAACAACGGTGCGGCCGTGGCGATCAACCCGAAGAACGGCGGCGTGCTGGCCTTCGTCAGTCAACCCGGCTACGACCCGAACCTGTTCGTCGAAGGCATCAGCACCAAGAACTACCAGGCCTTGCAGCAGGACGATGCGCGTCCGCTGTACAACCGCGCATTGCGTGGCCAGTACCCGCCCGGCTCGACAGTGAAACCTTTCATGGGTCTCGCTGGTCTTGAGACAGGTGTTATCCAATACGATTCCAGTGTCTACTGCCCCGGCTTCTTCCGCCTGCCCGGCAATGCGCACCGTTACCGCGACTGGAAGAAGACCGGCCACGGCTCGATGGACGTGGAGAACGCCATCGTGCAGTCGTGCGACGTGTTCTTCTACAAGCTGGCCTACGATGTCGGCGTCGATCGCCTGCACACCTTCCTGTCGCAGTTCGGTTTCGGCGGCCAGACCGGCATCGACCTGGTCGGCGAGTCGACCGGCCTGCTGCCGTCGCGTGAATGGAAACGCCGGGCGCGCAACCAGCCCTGGTACCCGGGCGAGACGCTGATCATGGGCATCGGGCAAGGGTATTTTCTGACGACACCGCTGCAACTGGCAGCGGCCACCGCGGCGATCGCCAACAACGGCACCTTCTACACGCCGCACGTGGTCGACCACCTGCGCTCGCGCGACACCGGCGAGATCGCGCCGATCCCGCCGAGCGCGCACCAGATACCGATCAAGCAGCTGCAGAACTGGATCGATGTGCACACCGGCATGGCGAACGTCGTCGAAGGTCGGCGTGGCACCGCCAAGCGTATCCGCAACGAGAAATACCGCATTGCCGGCAAGACCGGCACTGCACAGGTCTTCACCGTCGCCCAGGATGAGGAATACGACGAAGAAGAACTGGAAAAGAAGCTGCGCGACCACGCCTTGTTCATCGCCTATGCGCCGATCGACGACCCGCAAATCGCGGTCGCCGTGGTGGTTGAGAACGGCGGCCACGGCGGATCGGTCGCTGCACCGATCGCACGCGCCATCATGGACGCCTACCTGCTGCCGCCGGAAGAGCGCGCGCCGCTGCCACAACCGGAAGAAGGCACGTGA